One segment of candidate division KSB1 bacterium DNA contains the following:
- a CDS encoding TonB-dependent receptor, translating to MKRNFLVMFMAALLLPALLLAGTTGKIKGKVTDRETGEPLPGANVVVAGTTLGAASNLNGDFVILNVPPGVYTAKATFVGYQEVSIANLRVNADLTTEANFKMPATVVEVGEVSIVAERPLVNKNATNAVRIQSAEDIQNLPVRGVGAAIALQPGVVVQNGLLYIRGGRMDEVGYYLEGATTRDANSGVNAVTVIPEALEELQIQAGGFNAEFGGANAGIIRQTLKSGSSDYHFSFQGETDNVVKAGNQFLNTYSYGHTDYTLTFSGPVPKTNNKLRLFLAGQNVFDRDRIAQFWKGFDFNHAPTYMDEHNFPLVFTNNSGQPLEALVQQQGIHMRDGIIPATARNLWIGNGTIVYDANPFIFRLGGSFSFQRQDGIGGFPNYVANMFNRDRTRVDELSTGLVNLKFTHVLGARSFYEINLNYFDRRQVGYDPIFKHNIWAYWDSVANAEKGVSFFSWKDATLWRGGNSFDIHGFDFIAPGAPSGGQGVSGFGGVAYAKSKRGYLGGSLAFTTQYRSHELKLGAAYERWTSRSFGAVPRTLLTSARANPDVLRGALAGNPSDVAAFASSVGTQQYFTYGYDAFGNEIDVKGPDGPRYPQYFSGYAQDRFEISDLVINAGLRLDVIDNDDFTFADPGNPPWDRDNHGLFVEQLVKKEADVEVSPRLGLAFPVTDRTVFHLQYGKFVQAPAFANIYHGSTWYDALFLGGTSFQANLVGLGLKPEKTIQYEIGFNQQFADNAAFDVTLFYKNISGQLQTARVLTDPTSQAFSYNVLINGDFATTSGVELSLTLRRTNRVSAQLNYTFSRSLGTGSVSNSAIAGIELGQELPTVISPLDFHRPHRGSINFDYRFGKGDGGRWLERTGLNLLFTFTSGHPFTLAKGDFGQQDPSMAGEITDPRSRVPLENVNASLTPWNTQLNLRLDRTIDLGPLEANLYFYVQNLTNRRNVINVYDRTGNAFNDGFLDDAALSSAIVQANGGPAFEALHRAINLNGNGTNYSRNTGLALLGQPRTLRFGARIQF from the coding sequence ATGAAACGAAACTTTCTTGTCATGTTCATGGCAGCGCTGTTGTTGCCGGCGCTGCTTTTGGCGGGAACCACGGGAAAGATCAAAGGCAAAGTGACGGACCGGGAAACCGGCGAACCTTTGCCCGGGGCCAACGTGGTGGTCGCCGGCACAACTTTGGGTGCGGCTTCGAATCTTAACGGCGATTTCGTCATTCTCAACGTGCCGCCGGGTGTGTATACCGCCAAAGCCACGTTCGTCGGCTACCAGGAGGTCAGCATTGCCAATCTCCGCGTCAATGCGGATTTGACGACGGAGGCGAATTTCAAGATGCCGGCCACCGTGGTGGAAGTGGGCGAAGTCAGCATCGTTGCCGAGCGGCCGCTGGTGAATAAAAATGCCACGAATGCTGTGCGCATTCAAAGCGCGGAAGATATACAAAATCTGCCGGTGCGCGGCGTCGGCGCGGCGATAGCTTTGCAGCCCGGCGTGGTGGTGCAAAACGGCCTCTTGTACATCCGCGGCGGGCGCATGGATGAGGTCGGATATTATCTCGAAGGCGCCACCACGCGCGACGCCAACAGTGGCGTGAATGCGGTGACGGTGATTCCCGAAGCGCTGGAAGAGCTGCAAATCCAAGCCGGCGGCTTCAATGCCGAATTTGGCGGCGCCAATGCCGGCATCATTCGCCAGACCTTGAAATCCGGCAGCAGCGATTACCATTTCTCTTTCCAGGGAGAGACCGACAATGTGGTCAAGGCGGGAAATCAATTTCTGAACACCTATTCTTACGGGCACACGGACTACACGCTGACGTTCAGCGGCCCGGTACCGAAGACCAACAACAAGCTGCGGCTTTTTCTGGCCGGACAAAACGTTTTTGATCGCGACCGCATCGCGCAATTCTGGAAGGGCTTTGATTTCAACCACGCGCCGACTTACATGGACGAGCATAACTTTCCGCTCGTTTTCACCAACAATAGCGGCCAGCCGCTGGAAGCGCTCGTCCAACAGCAAGGCATTCACATGCGCGACGGCATCATTCCGGCGACGGCGCGAAACTTGTGGATCGGAAACGGCACGATCGTGTATGATGCCAATCCCTTCATTTTCCGGCTGGGCGGCTCCTTCTCCTTTCAGCGCCAGGACGGCATCGGCGGTTTTCCAAATTACGTTGCCAACATGTTCAATCGCGACCGCACCCGGGTGGATGAATTGAGCACGGGTTTGGTCAATCTGAAATTCACCCACGTGCTCGGCGCCCGCTCATTCTACGAAATCAACTTGAACTACTTCGACCGCCGCCAGGTGGGCTATGATCCCATTTTCAAGCACAACATCTGGGCCTACTGGGATAGCGTGGCCAATGCGGAGAAGGGAGTAAGTTTTTTTAGCTGGAAGGACGCCACTCTCTGGCGCGGCGGCAATTCGTTTGATATTCACGGATTCGACTTCATCGCTCCGGGCGCGCCCTCGGGCGGGCAAGGCGTTTCCGGGTTTGGCGGCGTCGCTTATGCCAAGAGCAAACGCGGGTACCTGGGCGGCTCTTTGGCTTTTACCACACAGTATCGTTCGCACGAGCTGAAGCTGGGTGCTGCTTATGAGCGGTGGACCTCACGAAGCTTTGGCGCGGTGCCGCGCACGCTGTTGACTTCGGCGCGCGCCAACCCGGATGTTCTGCGCGGCGCCTTGGCCGGCAATCCGAGCGATGTCGCCGCATTTGCCTCCAGTGTCGGCACGCAGCAATATTTTACTTATGGCTATGACGCCTTCGGCAATGAGATTGATGTCAAGGGGCCGGATGGGCCGCGGTATCCGCAGTATTTTTCCGGTTACGCGCAAGACCGCTTCGAGATTTCTGATCTGGTGATCAACGCCGGCTTGCGCCTCGACGTGATCGACAACGATGATTTTACATTTGCCGATCCCGGCAATCCGCCGTGGGATCGCGACAATCACGGCTTGTTTGTGGAGCAGTTGGTTAAAAAGGAGGCGGATGTCGAGGTCAGTCCCCGTTTGGGCTTGGCCTTTCCGGTCACCGATCGCACGGTGTTCCATTTGCAATACGGCAAATTCGTGCAGGCGCCGGCGTTCGCCAACATTTACCACGGCTCGACTTGGTACGACGCCTTGTTTTTGGGCGGTACCTCCTTCCAGGCGAACTTGGTCGGCCTCGGGCTGAAGCCGGAAAAAACCATTCAATATGAAATCGGCTTCAATCAACAGTTTGCCGACAACGCCGCCTTTGACGTCACCCTCTTTTACAAAAACATCAGCGGCCAATTGCAAACCGCCAGGGTTCTCACCGATCCGACCTCGCAGGCATTTTCTTACAACGTTTTGATCAACGGCGATTTTGCCACGACCTCCGGCGTGGAACTGTCGCTAACACTGCGGCGCACGAATCGGGTGTCCGCGCAATTGAATTATACCTTCTCGCGCTCTCTGGGAACCGGCTCGGTGAGCAACAGCGCCATTGCCGGCATCGAGCTTGGCCAGGAATTGCCAACGGTGATTTCGCCGCTGGATTTCCACCGGCCGCATCGCGGCTCGATCAATTTCGACTATCGCTTTGGCAAAGGCGACGGCGGGCGCTGGTTGGAGCGCACCGGCTTGAATCTGTTGTTCACTTTCACCAGCGGCCATCCGTTTACGCTGGCCAAAGGCGATTTTGGCCAGCAAGACCCCTCGATGGCCGGTGAAATTACCGATCCGCGTTCACGCGTGCCGTTGGAAAACGTGAATGCCTCGCTCACGCCCTGGAACACGCAACTGAACCTTCGTCTCGATCGCACCATCGACCTCGGGCCGCTCGAAGCCAATCTTTATTTTTACGTGCAGAACCTGACCAATCGCCGGAACGTAATCAACGTTTACGACCGGACCGGCAATGCGTTCAATGATGGCTTTTTGGACGACGCGGCCCTGAGCAGCGCCATCGTTCAAGCCAACGGCGGTCCGGCTTTCGAAGCGCTGCACCGCGCCATCAATTTGAATGGAAACGGCACGAATTATTCCCGCAATACCGGCCTGGCCTTGCTGGGCCAGCCGCGCACCCTTCGTTTCGGCGCGAGGATTCAGTTTTAA